The window CAACCTACGACCAAAGGCTTGCTAATATAGAGCTGCCGTTCGCTGTgtagcaatatttatttacctaCATCTCTAaaaaaaacgctacaatataaaatttaagaaaaaatcatatTCTTTTACTGTGTGCTtcaaattaaagatattaactTTGTTTGCGTAGTCTACCACGCAGGACGCACGGAAAGTTTAGCAATCACGAAAAATTGCAAGTGATTAATCcggaaattaatatttattattgataaatgtttttttgttattagaacAATAGAAAAGTCAAAATCCGCTTTCCAAAATTAATcgataataatcaaaatatgttATTGACCTATCTCTAGTTGTATCGGCTGAGATAAATTTTTGGTCGATATGGTGCAATACATATTTCAGAAACTGAATGAAAAATCgtatataaagcaaaaaaatttgcaaatcaAATTACAACAGTTTAGATTAGTTACCAGTTAGGATCACAGTTAAAAAATGGtcagtatataatatttaataagaaatgaaATAGTGAAAGAATTAtagaaaaatactttattttaaaatttttcatttttagttgACCAAAGTTTTTGCTATTTTTGGGCTTATTGTCACTATAGGTGCGGTTGGAGAGCAAGAAATATGGACAACTTTCAAGGTAAGCATGAATTTTGCTAAGGAAAgtattcaaattataaaaaaattactacatatcaaaaaaataaaaaatcaaccaTCCTTTTTTCATTAAACGGTAGTTTATttataagataatttaaaaaacgtgcaattttaattaaaatttaactcaaattaaaattcatagccgcaattttttttaaacatgtctTTATGTCTGTAGACATGCTATACAGTGCATCCgcaaagtagcggataaattcaataaaaattaaatggaccgtttctTAAAAAAGTGCCCGAACcggtcgattttaatattgggtttagggtttttctatgtggaaattaaatatacagggcgactcaaaaaaaagatatgacgccatgaatatgttttttaaacggaagccaccattttttaatacagaatcagaaagaacgcatttttttacaaaggatatggtacaaatgaatagtgatTACATAAGCAAATTTGAacgaaaaataatgataaaatgtaaaattaaagaaatacctagtTGTTATTGTTGTCGTTGTTTTGTTGTCAGTGTGAAAAAGTGAGcgtattttggtgcaactatttgacgtatttttatatttgcaagtagtgtttattctttttgagaggcgaaagcagtgtcatcctccgttttattagtaactacactttattacctactgttattgtatgaaatataagaaaattaactgaacgtgaaagaatcgaaatattgtgcatgattggtttcgGTGATATGTCGCGTACTCAAAAGAAAGTGGTTCAATTGTTTAGTAATTTAAAACGTTCTCCCCTTTTAaaatactgttcgtcctgtttagtgttctgtatagtcttaagtgtgtctaaatgttatgtataattttaataatatcaaatgtgttcccactatggtaaacttctgggcttaactgacaagtgagtacattccattcgttgacctttaactataatgttttttacgcatataacaccaaactcatttcagttagcactgatgatggctcatacgccgaaagcgctctgctaagcttttaaaataaaactgctctgaatacatctgatttcattaatttgtatgtatatcttttttgagtcaccctgtatatttaatttctacgtaaaaaaaccctaaacaaaatattaaaatcgacgggttcgggcatttcTTTCAGAAACGgtctatttcatttttattaaatttatccgctactttacggatgcactgtgtAATGCTAcatatcaaaattaataaagcaGTTTATAATCATTTTTGCAGAATTTGGCTTTTGCAGTAGCgaaaaaattatggaataaatatttcctttaaataataaattgaatctATATTATGATAATGCAACCTGGTGTATTCAAAAACCAATccaattaaaattaactatattttCTAAGAGCTATTTAAAGATTATACCTATACCAGCTAGTAACTTACACTGGTCTTAtcgcctattttattttaattctatagttaaataaatatttttagactgTTCATCAAAAAACTTATAACCCAAAGATAGAACAAGTCAGATATTCAATATTTCTggataacctaaaaaaagtagaggcacataataaaaaatttgaccAAGGCTTAGTATCTTATAAGATGCGTCTTAATAAATTTGCTGACCTGACTGCAGAAGAGTTCGCTTCACTACTGGGTTTtggtaaaaatcaaaataataacacCGAAAGCACTACATTTTCTGCTCCATCAAACGTTAATCTTCCCGAATCAGTAAACTGGATTGATGCGGGGGCTGTTACTGGCGTGAAAGATCAAGGAAGCTGTGGATCATGCTGGAGTTTTAGCGCTGTAagtactaaaattatttgtaaaaactgTTGCTACATATACATTTACTTTTAGACCGGTGCTATTGAGGGCCAATACtttctaaaaactaataaactagTTTCCTTTAGTGAGCAAAATTTAGTTGATTGCTCTGGAGCATATGGTGACTATGGATGCAGCGGAGGCATTATGGATTACGCTTTTCAATATGTTATTGACAATGGAATAATGAGTGAGAGTGACTATCCATATGAAGGTTATGACAACACATGTCGTTTTGACGAATCGAAAATGGTCACCAAAGTTGCATCTTTTGTTGATATTACTCCTGGAAGTGAAGATGATCTTCAAGCAGCTGTTGCTACAGTAGGACCGATATCAGTTGCTGTGGATGCTTCTTATTTCCAACTATATGATAGTGGAGTTTTTGATAGCCAGGCTTGCGGAAATAGTCGTGGCTATTTGAACCATGGGATATTGGCAGTAGGTTATGGAACAACTGAAGATGGTGTTGAATATTGGCTTGTTAAAAATTCATGGGGACAAGATTGGGGAGAAAATGGATACATAAGGATGTCTAGGAACAAAGACAACCAATGTGGTATAGCAACTTATTCCAGTTACCCAGTTTTATAAGCATAAGTAGAAAATTAACTACGTAAAATAGCTACGCAAGCTAGTGCGTAGCActtatatttaatgattttaatttaataattgtttaaatttgtaccttaaaataaatagtacgTTAAATCGACTGTGATGATGATTTGTTTTGAATACAACAGTGTTTTCAATAGTATTGTTTTAATATCTTAAACCCTGTTATAAACATgaaatttagcattttttatcACTAAGGTTTagtcaataaagaaaaaatataattagattattaaaaaaacggcgattatttaaaactatcaaattcattattatttttttatttcgatattttctttgttttttcattCTCTGTTTTCGATATTCTGCCATTtcgaaaataatggagaaaattttatacagccAGATATCGAAGCCACCGTAATATAGAAAGCCAGAACCCTAGAGTCGTGACGTCACGTCGAACGTCTGAGTATCCCGTGTCGTTCGTATAGTCCAGGACGATTAGACTTTCTCTGCTGAAAAAATCCCATCTGGCTGAATTTTTTTACCAGAGCTTCTTTTTGACATTACCAATCATCCCTCAAAAGTCCCCATGAATCCAAGTGGAGCTTTTGTTTTTATGGGGGGTCAAAGGtcacaaaaaacacttttttacaaataacatcgAAACTATCAATCCTACGATAAAATGAGCTATTaccttttttgttcagtatgaAATTCTCCACAAAAAAGgtcttatgcatttttttcgtagaggtcatttttttatagaaattttactttcaatgatggacattgaaaaaattgtaaaatattgtaCTTTTTTCCACGTCACCATAGAGGTAAAGTACCAGacgcgtttttttttcatgtggTCTCCCCAATAGGCCTAATCCACGAAGCTACAAAgaaaaaatgaagtaaataggattttttatttagtcatcAGTGTGACATGATGCGGCATCTTCCAAGTCTTCCCCAACTTCAAGTGTTGAGCACAAAAAATTCATTGGAtctaaattttcatcaaattcaatgtttttggactcttcattgtccgattttatgtTTAAACAAGATTGTCCATGGCAGTAGCCGCAAATCGGAGAGCAGTGTAGTCCAAGTTTCCTACATCCGCAATTAGCTCCACAACCTTTCCCGATGTCCATTATTTAATGCACATTTTAAAGTGGTATAGATGGTATTGTAATTACTAGCAGGCTGATGAATGAACGGTAGAAATAAAACACGAGATGTTGAAAAATTGAGGGCGTCAGTCAACAGTAACTCCATAAAATTATTCCAACCTGGAACCTTTGATATAGAACGCCACTTCCCATACATTCATAACAAATCAACTTTTCGGATAAATGACAGGGGTCTTGAATCATCATAATCGAGATTTTCCATGGTAATTTTGCTCAACCCAGTGTTACCATAATGTTCATAAACTTCAATTGGAACTTCAGCAATTTTTGCGATTTCAGTAGCCGCTGGGATGGTCATCAATCTTGCAATTGGATCCTCTGCGATGACTGAACTTAGTGGTGTAATCATTTGTATTACTCCCATTATGTGAATGGTATTATGACCATCGATTGTATAAACATTAATATCAGCATTATCAGCAGCGAATTGTATAAATGTTCCAGTTTCAGGTGGTAATATGAACGGTTGAGGATGGTGAA of the Anthonomus grandis grandis chromosome 3, icAntGran1.3, whole genome shotgun sequence genome contains:
- the LOC126734290 gene encoding procathepsin L-like, whose product is MLTKVFAIFGLIVTIGAVGEQEIWTTFKTVHQKTYNPKIEQVRYSIFLDNLKKVEAHNKKFDQGLVSYKMRLNKFADLTAEEFASLLGFGKNQNNNTESTTFSAPSNVNLPESVNWIDAGAVTGVKDQGSCGSCWSFSATGAIEGQYFLKTNKLVSFSEQNLVDCSGAYGDYGCSGGIMDYAFQYVIDNGIMSESDYPYEGYDNTCRFDESKMVTKVASFVDITPGSEDDLQAAVATVGPISVAVDASYFQLYDSGVFDSQACGNSRGYLNHGILAVGYGTTEDGVEYWLVKNSWGQDWGENGYIRMSRNKDNQCGIATYSSYPVL